The Stegostoma tigrinum isolate sSteTig4 chromosome 40, sSteTig4.hap1, whole genome shotgun sequence genome contains the following window.
accagggacccgggttcgatgccagcctcgggcaactttctgtgtggagtttgcacattctccccgcgtctgcgtgggtttcctccgggtgctccggtttcctcccacagtccaaagatgtgcaggctaggtggatcagccatgctaaattgcccgtagtattcaggggtatgtgtgggttatagggggatgggtctgggtgggatgcttcaaggggtggtgcggacttgttgggccgaaggggctgtttccacactgtaggtaatctaatctaatctaaactccagcaaatatcAACCCAATTTGTTCAGCTTCTCCACGAAGATTAAGCCACCCACTTCACCATCCCAGACACCAGTCTTTGCTTGTTCTACTTATGGCCCTGAAAGGAATGAATTCAAAAGCGAAGGTGAAACCTGCTGGATATGGAGACAGAATTTAAATTGCAGTTTCACCAAAACCCTGCACAACTGTTGCAAAACATTTTCATCCATGTGCTGTCACCACTTTGCAGTAAAGGTCAGCCTtagtttgattttgatttgatttattcttgcCACATGTGCCTCAGTTCAGTGAAAGGTTTTGCTCtgtgtgcagtgcaggcagatcacaccacacaaagtgcattagggtagcagaacagagcgAGGGGTACAATGtcacggctgcagagaaggtgcacaaagagtgagatgaatattaaatgtaaaatttgagCGGCCCATTCAGAAAGCCTGCCATTCGCCTTCCGAATTGCTCACTCTGTCCTCATGTTAGCTGTGAGGTCCTTGCTCATTTATACCAAAGTCTCTCAGAAGACTAACATTTATACGTTTCGTAAACATTCTGCTTTTCCGATTCGTACAAGCCAAAGTCAGCAATCTCACACTTCCCTGCACGAAACTCCAGCCGGCACTTTGCTGCTTCCTCACTGAGAACCTGTCAACATCTCTTTCAAGTGTCCTCCCTGATAATTTCCATTTCCACCGATCTTCATTCCATCAGCGATCCATTACTGTTCTGCTTCATTGGCAATAGCTAAGGTCCCCAACACTACCAGTTGTAggctgccaatttgaaaataccCGACTTATGCCTCCCGTTGCTTTCTGTCTATTAACCATAACTCTATCCATGTTAGTATATCACACCCCCAACTCTCATCTTGCATATTACTCTGTCATAGTCATAGAACAGGGAGGctaaccctttggtccaaccagtccatggcaaacataatcccaaactcaactagtcccaccagcctgctcctggcccgtattcTCTCCAAACACTTCTCATTCATATACTTAGCCAAaatgtaactgtactcacatccaccacttcttctgtaacttcattccacacacaaaaccttctgtgtaaaaataaactgcccctcatgtcttctttcaatctttcccctctcaccttaaaaatatgccccccagtcttgaaatcctccatcctaggcaaaagacaactgccattcatCTCTGCAtggtcacccttcagcccccGACACTCCAGTAAAAACAATCCCAGCTTATGCAGTCCCTCCTTATGACTAAAACCCTTATgtttggcaccttatcaaatgttctCTTCAAAATCCAAATGTACAGCTTGTCCTCGTTCCCCTTAATCTACTCTGCTTCAGTACAAAAGCTACAACACAATCTCCCTTTGGGTGTCTCTGATCACATTCAGATTTCCTGGGTGAACTGTTGAGGACATAATTCAGAATAAATTGATTCTTTAATGTCCTTCATGGAATGAATTTTGTTGTTTTCAACCCAGCCTGGTTGAAACCTGGTTCTGtctgaactgccctttgaaatggctgaacaaatccctcagttcaagggcaaggAGGGATGGGCAGCTAAAGTCGGCTTTGCCAGCAACTCTTGCATCCCAgggaatttttttcttaaattccaGCATTTGAGAGAGGACTGATGTCAGGCCAACTGGACGGCACTCCCTGTTCCCTCTCCCCCTAGCAGTGTCAAAATCACTAACTCCCGAACATATTATTCCGGAATCTAGGCAATGCTGGGAAAATATAACCAGCTCGTACACTATCTCTGCAATTAGGTCTTTTATTCAGGTTGGGTTTAGGCCATCTGAATTGTTGAATTTCAATCCCTTTGCTGATTTTTGTAACCTCAATTTCCTCACTCTTTTTTAGTACACAGGATCATGTTTCATTTCTGGTCTGAACCTTTGCGAATCACTGTGAAGGCTGGTCAAAAAAAGTGACAAATAATTTTATTTGCTTTCATGGCAATGAGCAGACGCACTCACAAACAGGACAACTTAGCGTGGGGACGACATGGGCTCACAAATCCTGGATGTTCATGCAGGTAACAGGTTCTGGaaagaaattttcaaaaacaaaacttcatTAGATCCTCCTCTTCTTTCCAAGAGTACACCACTCTGTTGGCCCCCTGTTCCTCTAACCTTGACACACTCTCCCTATCTCAGTGTTGTATCCAACAAACCCTGACACTTAACAACGACACAAACTGACTGGCAAAGCAAATAAACTCACGTGTAGCCAACGAGGAAATTGCCAAATGTAATGGAAATCACAGAAGCTGGCCAGAAtttaaagaaactttttttttggtgggggggggcggcggcgctgagagagagagagagagagacagaagaggaggagagatggggggggggtaATGTTCCCTTAATAACTTTCGAAATAGCCGCCTGAGAAAGAAGAAAACCAACTTTTATACAGTTTTCATTCACTCCAGAAAGTGTGAAAAGGCAAGCACGTGGATCCATCACACTGGTGCCTATTTCCAGATCACTGACTCAGGTGATGGCCCATGTCTGccaatccccctcgttctcacacaccaccctaccaacctccggatacaacgcatcatcctccgacacttccgccatttacaatccgaccccaccacccaagacatttttccatccccacccctgtctgctttccggagagaccactctctcagtgactcccttgttcgctccacactgccctccaacctcaccacacccggcaccttcccctgcaaccgcaggaaatgctacactcgcccccacacctcctccctcacccctatcccaggccccaagatgacattccacattaagcagaggttcacctgcacatctgccagtgtggtatactgcatccactgtacccggtgtggcttcctctacattggggaaactaagcggaggcttggagaccgctttgcagaacacctccgctcagttcgcaacaaacaactgcacctcccagtcgcaaaccatttccactccccctcccattctttagatgacatgtccatcatgggcctcctgcagtgccacaatgatgccactcgaaggttgcaggaacagcaactcatattccgcctgggaaccctgcagcctaatggtatcaatgtggacttcaccagtttcaagatctccccttccccaactgcatccctaaaccagcccagttcgtccctccccccactgcatcccaaaaccagtccaacctgtctctgcctccctaaccggttcttcctctcacccatcccttccccccaccccaagccgcacccccatctcctacctactaacctcatcccacctccttgacctgtccgtcttccctggactgacctatcccctccctacctccccacctatcttctttactctccatcttcagtccgcctccccctctctccctatttattccagttccctctccccatccccctctgtggtgaagggtctaggcccgaaacgtcagcttttgtgctcctgagatgctgcttggcctgctgtgttcatccagcctcacaatttattatcttggaattctccagcatctgcagttcccattatctctcatgtctGCCAATGGCTTGTTTTGACCCTGTATACAGGGTTGGGGAACTGAGATTCTGGAAATACGggaacacacacccacaactgAAGGAGGGGACTCGAGAAAACGGCTCAAACTATAAAAACCAGACAAGCAATTAAGGCCAATGAATCTGGAAACATCACGGCTTGGAAGCACCCTATCACGAGCCCCTGGACACTGCCATCAAAGCTGCTTCAAACCACTGTATCAGCTTGATAGAGCTACCAGCCACTCTGACCATTTCAAATCCATCTGATCTCACCTTTCCACAGCTCTGGTTATATGAGCTGGACTGCTCCACTGGCCACAAGGGGAGCAATGGTCTTGTATCTCATTAAGTGTTGGGTCCCTTCTTCCAAATCAACAGTGTACTCCCTGCAGCCGAGGAAACAAAGAAATGTACAGAAGACTGAAGTGCACCACAACATATCCGCGACGCAGTCAAACCTTCCCCTTTACAGTCTGAGCCTGAGGATCAAACGGGAAGCTCAGTCGTCCTCCGCTAGTCTCCGGTGACTACACTTCCCTATCTCATTTGGACCTTCCCAAACATCTTGGTCAAGGTGGACAGCCGAGGGGGAAGAGACGGTGCAGTGAGAATGTAATCAGGAGGTCAGGCTGTGTGGTCTGGGGAGACAGGTTTGAGTCCGGCCACGGGCAGCAGCTGGATTTTATCTTCACCGACCGGGGAACTGAAAGCTTGCCTCAGCAAGAGTGACTGTGAAATTGCCAACTGATTGTTCTCAGAACGCCCCGACTTCACAACAGTTCTCTGGAGAAGCAAATCTTCCGTCCTctcccggtctggcctacatggggcTTACTAAGTGCCCTGGGGCCATTCAGTTCAAATGAATGGACAGCAAATGACCTGTCCATGCTCTTCAGTTTCCACCTCTTGACCCTCACAGAGACAATCCACGAGAGCAAAACCAGAACCCCTTCGGGGCAGCAATAGCTGATGACCCTGTCACAGAAAACAATCTTCACACGCACCTAGGTCTGATTCACTGACAGGCCATGCGAACAGCACATGGTGCATTTGACAGTTCCCCATGGTCTATTTTGGGAGGACAAACGAAACAAAGAGGTACAGGATGAACAGTCAGGCCCTCGGAGGGACACAGGATCACAGTGAACTTCTTGCGCACGTCCACACGTCCtcgaaggcagcaggacaggtggtggatgggatacttgtctttatcgGTCAAGCTGtcgaatacaagagcagggaaattATCATGGAGCTGTACATGATGTTGTTGAGGCCACAGCTAGATGACtgggtgcagttctggccacAACACTGTTGGAAGAACGGATTagagaagagattcaccaggatgtatCCTGGCCTGGGGAGCAATTCAACAACAAAGATAGACTGGAGAGGCTGGCATTGCTCTCCTCAGGGCAGAGAAGGCCGAGGGGGTGCCTGATCAAGGCGTACAAAGTTCCAAAGGGCATGGATAACGtatttagggaaaaaaaatgttctgaaCCTTAGTCGAGGGGTTAATGAGGGAGGGCCATAGATCAGTGACAGGAAGTTGAATGGGGAGTTCTTTTTCATCCAGatagtggtgggaatctggaaccccCTGCTTGTGAAGGAGGGAGAGTCAAGATGTGTTATAACACAGAAAGAGATATTTAGAGGAGGACCTGATATGTCAGAGTGtacagggttatgggccaaataaTGGGAAATGGGGTGAGAATAAATGTATGTTTGATGGGCTGGTGCAGACACAAATGGATTGCAAGGCCCCGTTCTATGTTGTAAAACTCTACGACTCAATGGGACAGTGCTTCCAGGAGACATCAAACACCGTTCAGCTGGTCAACCTGACATGGCGGATATTTCAGGTGCCAAGGCAGAAGAGCAGCAAGAGAGTACCACATATTGCCCACCTCACCGCGAGCTGTAGACACAAGGTGACACATCAAGTGCTGCTCCCCACCTCTTACCTCTGATCCTCAGTCTCTGGTTCCACCAGGATGTTTTCCTGCTTTTCCTTGACCCGCAGAAAGACAAAGGAATCCAGGTTGGGCTTGGGAACTGAGGTGGCAAGGAGACAAACATGTCGGAATACAAGACAAACAAAAAGTAGCCACGCTTACACAAAAGCTCGCCACTTCCCATTCCTTACAGTGTTAACCAAACAGGGCAGAAAGTGAAGCCTTCTGTATCAAACATGAGAAACACAAGCagggaaggccattcagtccatcaagccctGCTGGTCTGGGGCCtcaagtccacattgctacccaCTTCTCATAATCCATGAGGGACCAAAAATCTACCCAAGCCTTAAATGAACATAGTGACCCACAACCCTCCGGGACAGAGAATTCCCAAGGTCCCAGCCTCTGCCTCAGCAATCGGCCCCTTTATTCCGAGACCATGCCCTGGTTCTAGATTTCCCCAGCCCCCAGAAGAATTGTATCGCCTCCAAAGCAGATAGGATATCTCCTAACCCTGGGGATTTCTCCACAGGGATACACTTTCTGAAATGTAGAGACTGAAGCTCCAGTTGCTTCTCCTGCAGAGACCTCACCActgggggatgggagaggggcaGAAAAATCAATCTCTTTCTCGTCTTTTCTCCTTAAAGGAGGAACCGTGTGGCTTCAGGGGCCACAGGGAAAGACAAAAAAGCACTCACCAGCTTTCAGAAGGTCCAATGCTTGCAGGTTTGGAGGCATGTGTTTCAGGGCAAGGCTCTTGAGGTAGGTCTCACAGTTGGCCATGTACCTGTGAAGGAGATCAGTGCtgcagttcagggaggatggagtAGACTTCAACACTCCCGCTTGTGGTCCtgttcctctctctgtaacccagTGCTGTGGCACCTTTGCAACCAGCGGCCTTAACTGTGTTGCAATCCTAACCTGCCTCTACTGCAGCGAACCACAGTCCACGTGCTGTTTCTCTGGCAAAGGAGCCTGCCCCCTCTCCCTGAGGCAGCatgtactgcagatgctggagtcagagacaacacagtgtggagctggaggaacacagatggGCGGGGAGCAGGAAACTTTCCTGTtccccggcctgctgtgttcctccagctccacaccgtcttgtctcctccctctccctgcactttTTTAAGCATGTTCAATTAGTCCCTTTTCCAGATAATTATCCCTTGACCTTTCAGAGGCTTTTATGGACCTGACTTCCAATCCATGACAAAATTCCCACCTACCCTCCATTCAAAAAGTCGCATTTCTTTCCTGTTCAATTTCAGCGACAGGTTTAAAACATAAGCAGTAGGGCCCACTGACAGCATCAAAGCTCCCGATTTCAGCCACCTCAGGGATTCCCCAAGAGATACCATGGTAAAACAGCTGTCCTCACTCCATTCAATCAAAGCAAGCTCCCCACCAGTGGAACCTCGAAAAGGCGTCTGGATTTTCAGCGATTCAGACTGAGAACAAAGGGGGATTTTTCTGTAGACAGCAGGGAGGGATCAGCATGTTCTGCCCAGAACGAGAGTCAATTGGGATTTTCTTGTTGTGAAGCAGGGAGCAGAGAGGGATCAGTACATTCCGATTGTTTAGCATCCATAGATCGGAAAAAAACAAACCCGAAACCTTCAGAGCTGCTGAAAGCAGGGATTGCCTGGGGTTTGAATGAGAGGAGTGAGACTGAACTCCAAGGAACAGCAGGAAGGCGGTTGATTCAAAATCCAATTCCCGACCATCGCTCCCTCACCCAATACAAACTGATCAACCTCAACATCGACAGCTCCCGGTCAAAGCCAGATTGAAATCCATAGTGCACTCACTCTTTTGCAAAAGCATATTCTTGCGGAGACAAATAGGAAGGCTCTGCCTCGAGGCGGGATTTCTCTTTCTCCAGGATATGAGGGAAGAACTTCTCAATCTAAGAattatagaaaaaaaaacacagcttatGTCCTCTGGACAACTTAAAATTAGAAGCAAACTTTCAGGCAAAAGATCCAGTTCAGAACTGAGAGGCACTGGTCCTGGCTGCGCAATCTGATTAATTGTCCAGAGGCTTACACTGAAATCTCACGCAGCACTGGGGAGTCTTAAGTTGGGAGAATTAATTTATCCAAAATCGAACGCAGGTCTTGTTGGATTATGGTAACAGCAGATTCTGTCAGGGAaagccatccttatctggtctggactacaCTCCAGACTCATTGCAATATGGTGAACTCTTCAGAGGTGCCTGAAATGGCCATGTGAGCTGCTCAGCTGTACCAAACCGCTGCACTGTGGGCTGCCCCTACACTGCGTGGACTGCAATGtccagttcatcaccaccttctctgggGGCAAAGAGATATGAGCAAGAAATGTTGGCTCCACcatgcacatccacacacacacatttatataAAAAACACACTAAAAACACCATTCACCCCTCCCTCAAAGTGTACAGGAGAAGCACAGTGTTCATTGGGCGCACTAACCCCATCATATCCGGTCATGTCCCCAACTCACGTCCACAAGCCAAAGCCTTAATGGATTTTGAATGGACT
Protein-coding sequences here:
- the gins4 gene encoding DNA replication complex GINS protein SLD5 encodes the protein MSVEVMVGGEGLDDEEEEEILTPAQLIAKLEEAWLNEKFSPDLLEHKAEIVECVMEQLDHMEQNLQRARKGDLKVTAHRMETERIRYVLSSYLRSRLQKIEKFFPHILEKEKSRLEAEPSYLSPQEYAFAKEYMANCETYLKSLALKHMPPNLQALDLLKAVPKPNLDSFVFLRVKEKQENILVEPETEDQREYTVDLEEGTQHLMRYKTIAPLVASGAVQLI